The following proteins are co-located in the Gigantopelta aegis isolate Gae_Host chromosome 5, Gae_host_genome, whole genome shotgun sequence genome:
- the LOC121373474 gene encoding uncharacterized protein LOC121373474, protein MFSIGYVILLLQPELHNDEAWAQQDFECCFEECSGKCFAIHSLATSTGLVVMLYQPLLAVIVLAVLVVCPTEGATLGSWLCLASKMMAALFESHSDRHCSLQRFTESFNLMTRVKCANCDKFFHCTANYNAVFGCQASQANRDAAETISNCRETGTENSTDSIADQAANHFGRNGGNCGERYLCAHNCMFNPINNTCLPSNCQ, encoded by the exons atgttcagtaTTGGTTACGTCATCCTTTTGCTGCAACCGGAGCTGCACAACGATGAGGCATGGGCGCAACAAGATTTTGAATGCTGTTTTGAGGAATGTTCTGGGAAATGTTTTGCCATTCATTCCTTAGCGACAAGTACAGGTCTTGTAGT AATGCTGTACCAACCTCTTCTCGCTGTGATCGTGCTGGCCGTGCTAGTTGTCTGCCCGACAGAGGGCGCCACCCTGGGCTCGTGGCTCTGCCTGGCCTCCAAGATGATGGCGGCGCTGTTTGAGAGCCACTCGGACCGCCACTGCTCGCTGCAGAGGTTCACCGAGTCCTTTAACCTGATGACGCGTGTCAAGTGCGCCAACTGCGACAAGTTCTTCCACTGCACCGCCAACTACAACGCCGTGTTCGGCTGTCAGGCGAGCCAGGCAAACAGAGACGCGGCCGAGACCATCAG TAACTGCCGGGAGACAGGAACGGAGAACTCGACGGACAGCATCGCAGACCAGGCAGCAAACCACTTTGGTAGAAACGGCGGGAACTGTGGCGAGCGATATCTGTGTGCACACAACTGCATGTTCAACCCAATCAACAACACCTGTCTACCGAGTAACTGTCAATAG